The following proteins are co-located in the Cyanobacteria bacterium GSL.Bin1 genome:
- a CDS encoding mechanosensitive ion channel has translation MKFRDHPQETNSANGVCSLLLGIVTFTLSFFLFVLPAEAQTNYSAPILVDGRVVFEVTASGQFNAKERAEDANQTLNRIIRKSLAPLQEEASEEIQIAVDTSQTVPTLQINGKHLLSVTREDTPQGRSLEEQAELWQQKLERAIAQAQRERTAAYLIPATLLSIFIIVITGLLIWGIGLICERWINPDLRESTPPIDSHTQPFTGTTTRFIAFQVFLNFLRSLIVLLALGYISTLFPQTRHLSRQLRDTLIYSVTSDLFPLGNNAYSVLDLIILLALFTALFIFARTIKQVLRLRVLSLTGLSRAAQETIALVANYSFVLIGALVLLQIWGLDISSLTVFAGVLGVGIGLGIQGIAKEFVSGLVLIFERPIQAGDFVEVGEYVGTVEHISVRSTEITTIDRVSVILPNSRFLESEVVNWSHRSPISRLRIPVGVAYGSNVEMVRQALLDAAKNHSDVLSIPPPNVFFLGFGDSSLDFDLLAWISEPRKQFQIKSDLYFLIYKLFHERGVEIPFPQRDLHVRSGKLPVELTPELTQSLSQLSADLSGWLDHHPRDHGNRRNQP, from the coding sequence ATGAAATTTCGCGATCATCCCCAGGAGACTAACAGCGCTAATGGCGTTTGCTCTCTTTTACTGGGAATTGTTACGTTTACGCTCAGTTTTTTCTTATTTGTGCTACCGGCTGAGGCGCAAACCAATTACTCAGCCCCGATTTTGGTCGATGGCAGGGTTGTTTTTGAAGTAACCGCTTCCGGGCAATTTAATGCGAAAGAACGCGCTGAAGATGCGAATCAGACCCTCAATCGTATTATTCGTAAGAGTTTAGCACCACTGCAAGAAGAGGCAAGTGAAGAAATTCAGATTGCGGTTGATACTAGTCAAACGGTTCCTACACTCCAAATTAATGGGAAGCACTTGCTTTCGGTGACGCGTGAAGATACACCCCAAGGAAGAAGTTTAGAGGAACAAGCCGAGCTTTGGCAGCAAAAACTTGAACGCGCGATCGCGCAAGCCCAACGGGAGCGGACAGCGGCTTATCTGATTCCAGCGACGCTCTTGTCTATTTTTATAATTGTCATTACTGGACTCCTCATTTGGGGCATTGGCCTCATTTGCGAGCGTTGGATTAATCCTGATCTGAGAGAATCTACCCCCCCCATTGACAGTCATACTCAGCCTTTTACCGGTACCACCACCCGCTTCATTGCCTTTCAAGTCTTTCTCAACTTTTTACGCAGCCTGATTGTGCTGCTGGCGTTGGGATATATCAGTACCCTATTTCCTCAAACCCGACACCTCAGCCGTCAACTGCGGGACACTCTCATTTACAGCGTTACTTCCGATTTATTTCCTTTAGGTAATAATGCTTACTCTGTTTTAGATTTAATTATTCTCCTTGCCTTATTTACCGCCCTCTTTATCTTTGCCCGGACGATTAAACAAGTGCTGCGACTGCGGGTGCTGAGTCTCACTGGCTTAAGTCGGGCCGCCCAAGAAACAATTGCGTTAGTCGCGAACTATAGCTTTGTTTTAATTGGGGCATTAGTCCTCCTGCAAATTTGGGGGTTAGATATTAGCTCACTAACCGTTTTTGCGGGGGTTTTGGGGGTTGGTATTGGTTTAGGGATTCAGGGCATTGCCAAAGAATTTGTGAGTGGGTTAGTGTTAATTTTTGAACGTCCCATTCAAGCAGGAGACTTTGTGGAGGTGGGTGAGTACGTGGGGACCGTGGAACACATTAGTGTTCGCAGTACTGAAATTACCACGATTGATCGCGTTTCTGTCATTTTACCCAACTCTCGTTTCTTGGAGTCAGAAGTGGTCAATTGGAGTCACCGCAGCCCCATTTCTCGACTGCGGATTCCGGTTGGCGTTGCGTATGGATCGAATGTAGAAATGGTTCGTCAAGCCCTCCTTGATGCCGCTAAGAATCATTCAGATGTTTTATCCATTCCTCCACCCAATGTCTTCTTTCTCGGCTTTGGTGATAGTTCCCTTGACTTTGATTTACTTGCTTGGATTTCAGAACCCCGCAAACAATTTCAAATCAAAAGCGATCTCTATTTTTTAATTTATAAATTATTCCATGAAAGAGGCGTAGAAATTCCGTTTCCACAACGGGATTTACATGTTCGCAGCGGTAAATTACCGGTGGAGTTAACCCCTGAACTGACACAATCGTTATCGCAACTCTCTGCTGATCTTTCCGGTTGGTTA